Below is a genomic region from Rana temporaria chromosome 3, aRanTem1.1, whole genome shotgun sequence.
ttcgtattttcgtaagacgcaagttttcctattcggacccgttcgtattttcgtaacacacaagttttcctatttggacctgttcgtattttcgtaacacgcaagttttcctattcggacccgttcgcatttcgtaagacgcaagttttcctattcggacccgttcgtattttcgtaacagttttattttcgtttatactgaatgattcgtaattctgtctaatttattttcgttgattcgaaattcgtaattttgttggataaataattttcgtttaatggattcgtaattttgtactttcctaaatacatagcaacacgcggctaatccataatAAGATATACTttatcttaagccccgtacaaactatcagactttttgccaacaaacgtcaaaatgagcgttttccaaaaaatctgaccgtgtgtacgctctatcggacaaactttttcagtttcaaaagtccggccaactcccttcagacaaaaatccacggaaaaatttgcttgaagtccgatcgtgtgtacgaggctttacactgtacaatgtgactcagcacaaaagagataagctgattggctaagatattaagtaagatacatcactcactaactacacggcccagtgcccattcgaaagaacgatacaagtacacaaatttacgaacagacaaagaaacagatttacaaaacacacaaatgaaaatacgaacatacgaatgaaaatacgaacagacaaaggatttaaaatacggaatgcaaatcgttcgttaaagatgtaattttcgttcttttgctttttcgtattttagtaagattgtccaatcgtacgttcgtatttttgcttgttcattatTTTGCTTATTCATAATTCTGtatggttctttcagcttttcggatgtttgaattgatccgaatgtacgaatactaacaaatttgtacgaaaattcaaatgttacgaacgggaacgcacatgtctaatctccattacaaaccgagcactcccgtctcatacttgattctgagcatgcatgttttttcccctcggaaaagcgtacacacgaccgtttttttcgggacgagaaaaagactgacgggaaacacgacgagaaaaaaagagagctggtttcaattattttgcgggcagttttttcgtcgagaaaactgctagggagcattcacacgaccggttttcacgaccaatataaaaaatgtcagttttctcgtcgtgaaaaccggtagtgtgtacaaggcattatgccgcgtacactctggttgtaaaaaattatgtttttcaggctctagaaaaaacaacgtttttttcaacccgatcattaaaacggccttgcctacacacgatcgtgaacaaaaaaaatgctctagcaaagcgcagtgacgtacaacacgtacgacggtactataaaggggaagttccatgcgaatggcgccacccttggcacATCTGGATTTGTGACTAAGTGAAATATGCAGATAGACAGCACacctcaccttaaccacttccatgccgggcacttatacaccttcctgcccaagccaattttcagctttcagcgctgtcgcaatttgaatgacaattgcgcagtcatgctacactgtacccaagcaatttttttatcattttgttcccacaaatagagctttcttttggtggtatttgatcatctctgcggtttttattttttgctcaacaGTTTTgcgaaagttttgaaaaaaaaatatgtttttctttgtgtctgttaatttattttgtaaataagtaccttttcttcttcaatgacgggcactgataaggcggcactgacgggcactgataaggcggcactgacgggcactgataaggtggcactgataggcagcaatgatgggcactgataggtggcaccagtatgtggcactgatgggcactcataggcgacactgatgggcactcataggcggcactgataggtattaatggatggcactgatagtggcatggacaggcactgataggtgggcactgatggccacggatgagcaccaataggtggcactgatggacactggtgggtggcattgctgggcataacAAATTGTGCcatgatggtgccagtcagtgcctatttgtgggcactgattggcacatgtTCAGTttacatttgtacatgtggatggccatagggacttacctggccatccacatgttgggtgcttccctggtggtcctgggtggcatcctggtggtccagtgtgggcatccgagggggatctgcgctgataaacaatcagcgcaaaccccccctgtcaggagagccgccgatcggctctcctctactcacatcTGTCAGaagtgagtgaggaagagccatcaacggctcttcctgtttacatcatgatcagccgtgattggacacggctgatcacgtggtaaagagcctccaccggAGGCTCTTTATCTGAGATtggtgttgcggtgtgtcagactgacacaccacaccacctaTCGCCGCAATGCACGCCCCCAAGGgcgcgcggcggctgttatcctgcaggacttcaatagacatccagtcaggataatgaaaccacttcccggacgtcaatatgctattgaccgggcgggaagtggttaaaggggttgtaaaccctcccagtttttcacctcaatgcattctatgcattgaggttAAAAACCTATTGTAgtgcaccagccccccccccccccccgttttacttacctgagcccattttTTCCCACGCCGGAGACGTGCACACCCTCTCTGGCAGGTGTCTCAGCTctagattggatagattgataacagagcagccattggccaatcaaatccaatgacgcgggcgccgggggCCATGCCAAGTCCTGCGTTATATGTCTATGGACAGAGCAGGACACGGGTGCATGCCCTCATGGGTGACCCGAACGAGAGTGCGGGGAGCAGCCAGGAGTGCCGcaaaggaaccccagaagagtaggatcgggggccactctgtgcaaaaccaactgcacagaggaggtaagtataacatgtttgttattttaaaagtaaacaagggaacctttagtgtccctttaacctgACTGGTTAgtgtaaaataaaacaattgcatttaTAAGAAAACTCCCAATATTGGCGGTCATTATGTTCATCATTTTAAAGGCTACActcatgtatgtatatattttttcacaaaaacaaatgttcatttgttctttttttttaaggtattgCAACTGCAATCAGTGAATCGTggatgcaatgtcaggctcctgcagaaacTTCCTATAGTTCTCTGCCTGTACCTCTGTACGGCCTTGCTGTTAAAGAGCTGAGAAAGTATCAATGGACTCAGGGTGCATTGATCAGCACTCTCATAGTCTCTTGAAAACAAAGTCCATTTGCCATGGTGACACACAGGACTTGTAGTTCACTTATTCACAGATCTCTTTGCCTGCACATCACCAATCTGTGGCTGCAGAGAAGAGGAACTCCTGACTCTGGGATGAAGGTTGGGGTGCTTAGGAACATGTCAcatattacaccctaaatatgggtgcagcatgtaacatgttcctaagAGTCAACCTAACCTTTAATTCCTGTTGCAACATACAGTATCTGCAAAATATAAACTGATACAAAATAAATTCTGTATACATATACTTTTTCTTCATCATGAATTTCTTCTACAGTACAGTTTTATAAATCATTTGCAGAAAAGCACATATATCTGGTGGCTTTATTTAATCTGCAATATTCAAAAAATGAAGTGTGAGGTCAATCAGACTCAGGTCACACAGGTCCGTTTACTTGGCTTCCATGGCCTGGCCAAATTTAAAGCCCTGTTATTTATTGTGGTTCTTTTAGCCTACCTTATCATACTCGGTGGAAACCTTCTAATTATCATTTTAGTAACAACTTTTGATCATCTTAAATTGCCGATGTTCTTCTTCCTCAAGCACTTGGCCACAGCAGATGtcctactgaccaccagtgtTGTCCCCATGATGCTGGACATTATATTCATTGAGGAAGGAAGACTATCATTTGTTGGATGCATTACTCAGTTGTATGCCTTTGGTATTTCTGGATTCTTGCAATGTCTTCTGATCGCTGTTATGTCCTATGATCGATACTTGGCTGTTTGCAAACCATTGCATTATGCTTCGCTTATGAACCCTCGTGTTTGCCTCCAGTTGGTTCTTGGCTCCTGGTTCTTAGTTACCCTGGTAACATCATATGAAATAATGGTGCTGGTTCAACTTAGCTTTTGTGGAATTAATTATATTGATCATTTTTTCTGTGATTTTGGACCAGTCGTGGAGCTGTCCACCTCAGACACATCCAGTTTGATGCTGCAAGACTTTGTAATTTCCATATTCATGATATTTTGCCCTTTCACTTTCATAATCATAACCTACGTGTACATTTTCTTCATCATCCTGAAGATATCTTCTGCTCATGGTCGAAGAAAGGCCTTCTCCACATGTAGCTCCCACCTGACTACTGTCTGTGTCTATTATGGAACTTTGATCACTGTATACATGGTACCAGGAGATGAAAGCACAGCAAGCATGAACAAATATAGGTCTTTGCTGTACACTGTGGTGACACCACTGATGAATCCCATTATCTACAGCCTCAGGAACCAGGAGATCAAGAAAGCCTTGTACAAATTTGTCATAAAACTCAAAAAAGACCACTTTAAAATTTGAGaatacatagttaggttgaaaaaaaaagacacaagtccatcctaggcatgtgcatttcgtttcaaatcgaaattcggacacatttttcattattcggacattcggatgcatacgaattcccgaattgtaatattaacgaatttaccgaatccgaacgaacatcgaaaacccgcggacgaaattcaatCAAacatcgaaaacaaattctatttgtatcgaattcgaaaacaaattctattcaaatcaaattcgaaaacaatttgattcgaaaacaaatttgaatgaaaattgaaagcaaatttgaatcaaaatctaaaaaatatgaatcgatttctaaaaaaga
It encodes:
- the LOC120930640 gene encoding olfactory receptor 1009-like, whose amino-acid sequence is MKCEVNQTQVTQVRLLGFHGLAKFKALLFIVVLLAYLIILGGNLLIIILVTTFDHLKLPMFFFLKHLATADVLLTTSVVPMMLDIIFIEEGRLSFVGCITQLYAFGISGFLQCLLIAVMSYDRYLAVCKPLHYASLMNPRVCLQLVLGSWFLVTLVTSYEIMVLVQLSFCGINYIDHFFCDFGPVVELSTSDTSSLMLQDFVISIFMIFCPFTFIIITYVYIFFIILKISSAHGRRKAFSTCSSHLTTVCVYYGTLITVYMVPGDESTASMNKYRSLLYTVVTPLMNPIIYSLRNQEIKKALYKFVIKLKKDHFKI